Proteins encoded within one genomic window of Halobacteroides halobius DSM 5150:
- a CDS encoding bifunctional ADP-dependent NAD(P)H-hydrate dehydratase/NAD(P)H-hydrate epimerase, translating to MKVVTGKQMAMIDQQTIKKIGVPGVVLMERAGVKVGKVILNQLDKFDSNVIVLAGKGNNGGDGFVISRFLEAKGIKVETVLLGSKEKVSGDAKINLDVLSNLGSQVKEINNKEEAVSLKPRLKAADLIVDALLGTGIKGKLRGLYPDVIELVNQAPTKVIAVDIPSGVEAASGKVRDLAIEANRTVTLCLPKLGLILYPGAEYTGNLEVVDIGLPKKVIKDQQIDSELITSQVVADFLPIREKKSHKGSFGKLLVVAGSTGMTGAAALTGQASLRSGAGLVTVGVPASLNPILEEKLTEAMTYPLSDKQGTLAKEALTEIKDLLKKRDLLAIGPGLRVNKEISYLIHSLVKNVDKPLVIDADGLNALDNLKLLKEREKPTILTPHPGELARLMGQSIAKIAEDRLEIAQKFAIKYQVYLVLKGVRTVIATPTGRLYLNQTGNSGLATGGSGDILTGLIAGLLAQKSSVTEAIVAAVYLHGLAADLAVKELTEYSLLPSDLVQYLPQAIKQVVNEGGF from the coding sequence GTGAAAGTAGTAACGGGTAAGCAAATGGCAATGATTGACCAGCAAACAATTAAAAAAATTGGAGTTCCAGGAGTTGTACTAATGGAACGGGCAGGGGTGAAAGTAGGAAAAGTTATATTAAATCAATTGGATAAATTTGATTCTAATGTAATTGTTTTGGCTGGAAAAGGGAATAATGGTGGTGATGGCTTTGTTATTAGTCGGTTCTTAGAAGCAAAAGGAATTAAGGTAGAAACAGTATTGCTAGGAAGTAAAGAGAAAGTTAGCGGAGATGCTAAGATTAATTTAGATGTATTATCTAATCTAGGCTCTCAAGTTAAGGAGATAAATAATAAAGAAGAAGCAGTTAGTTTAAAGCCTAGGTTGAAGGCGGCTGACTTAATCGTTGATGCCCTATTAGGGACAGGGATTAAGGGAAAGCTAAGGGGCTTATATCCAGATGTAATTGAGTTAGTTAATCAAGCCCCTACTAAGGTAATAGCAGTTGATATTCCTTCAGGAGTAGAAGCTGCTAGTGGAAAGGTTAGGGATTTAGCTATTGAGGCTAATAGGACAGTAACCTTATGCTTGCCTAAATTAGGCTTAATTCTTTATCCAGGGGCAGAGTATACAGGAAATTTAGAGGTAGTGGATATTGGATTACCTAAAAAAGTGATTAAAGACCAACAGATAGATAGTGAGTTAATTACTAGCCAAGTAGTAGCAGATTTTTTACCTATAAGAGAGAAAAAGAGTCACAAGGGAAGCTTTGGTAAATTATTGGTAGTAGCAGGGTCTACGGGAATGACAGGAGCAGCAGCTTTAACGGGCCAAGCTAGTTTACGTAGTGGAGCTGGTTTAGTAACAGTTGGAGTGCCAGCTAGTTTAAATCCTATTTTGGAAGAAAAGTTAACAGAGGCTATGACTTATCCTTTATCTGATAAGCAGGGGACTTTAGCTAAAGAGGCACTAACAGAGATTAAAGATTTGTTAAAAAAGAGAGATCTTTTAGCTATTGGCCCAGGTTTAAGAGTGAATAAAGAAATATCCTATCTAATCCATAGTTTAGTTAAAAATGTCGATAAACCACTAGTAATTGATGCAGATGGCTTAAATGCTTTAGATAATTTGAAATTATTAAAAGAAAGAGAAAAACCAACTATCCTAACTCCTCATCCAGGTGAATTGGCCCGCTTAATGGGGCAATCAATTGCCAAGATAGCAGAGGATCGATTAGAAATAGCTCAAAAGTTTGCCATTAAATATCAAGTTTATTTAGTACTTAAAGGCGTAAGAACAGTAATTGCTACTCCAACAGGAAGATTATATCTTAACCAAACTGGTAATTCTGGTTTAGCTACTGGTGGTAGTGGAGATATTTTGACAGGGTTAATTGCTGGTTTATTGGCCCAAAAGTCTAGTGTAACTGAAGCTATAGTAGCAGCAGTTTATCTACATGGTTTAGCTGCCGATTTGGCAGTTAAAGAGTTAACAGAATATAGTTTATTGCCCTCTGATTTAGTTCAGTATTTACCTCAGGCAATAAAGCAAGTAGTTAATGAAGGAGGTTTTTAA
- a CDS encoding CBS domain-containing protein: MKAVEIMTENVITVGPKMKIKEVAQIMIENSISGLPVIEDDKLVGIISEGDLIVKEKKLDLPDYIYVLGGIFYLESFDDFEQDLKKMAGIEVADLMTKDVITVGPQSDVMDIATIFVEEGVNRVPVVKDNKLLGIVTRADIIRYMQEE, encoded by the coding sequence ATGAAAGCAGTGGAAATTATGACTGAAAATGTGATTACTGTTGGCCCTAAAATGAAGATTAAGGAAGTAGCTCAGATAATGATAGAGAATAGTATTAGTGGTTTACCAGTAATAGAGGATGATAAGTTAGTAGGAATAATCAGTGAAGGAGATTTAATAGTTAAAGAGAAAAAATTAGATCTTCCTGATTATATTTATGTTTTAGGTGGTATCTTCTATTTAGAAAGTTTTGATGATTTTGAGCAGGATTTAAAAAAGATGGCAGGAATTGAAGTTGCAGATTTAATGACTAAAGATGTAATTACTGTTGGCCCTCAAAGTGATGTTATGGATATAGCCACTATTTTTGTAGAAGAAGGGGTTAATAGAGTTCCTGTAGTTAAAGATAATAAGTTACTAGGGATTGTGACTAGAGCAGATATTATACGATATATGCAAGAAGAGTAA
- a CDS encoding IGHMBP2 family helicase, translated as MTDLIVRNLPGHIGPGDIVGAFTNEIGMDGKQIGKIDFNSGAAIVEVEDSVAHKAAKIMDNNQIAGIRVQVEVDDGYKEKLKEIKNYTDNYRHLVQLEREEEMRRHEIEIKELSAKQREKKGRAILYLSGRDEGQGFGGRELIKFIRQKKGEKLPDTEISVGDLVMLSKNRPLADNNPTGTVVEKTNYSLTVVFDSNPAGFLYDKGLRLDLYVNDITFQRMLDALGNLESATGRLKVLRDKLLGLADVEFNQLPKIDYYNKDLNDSQRQAVRSALAAKDFFLVHGPPGTGKTMTSIEILQQEAGEKNILATADSNTAVDNLVERLVARGVKVLRVGHPARVNSLVREYTLDHIIQEHPKYKEASQLRDKAYKLSKQQDDNPQCIFPSGENRRGFSNQQIRDLGSKNINGRPRGLSPKKIKGMAKWLELQDEINQLFSQIERLEDEAVTELIEEAEVVCTTNSTAGSEVLAEQNFDLLLIDEATQSTEPAALIPVVKSNKVILVGDHKQLPPTILNEEAARKGLSKSLFERLLEVHGAKIKEILNVQYRMNQAIMNFSSSQFYDQQLVAAKKVKEWNITDLNIQLPKGNSPAEKVLKIKDAVVFLDTSGMSAPEYTKGDSTSLQNRIEAELVSEIINQTVNTKIDLSEVAVITPYKDQVDLIKQLIKLEEVEVNTVDGFQGREKELVILSLVRSNQQDNIGFLRDIRRLNVSLTRAKKKLIILGDSSTITSHETYQSLVEYIEKNGYLYSL; from the coding sequence ATGACTGATTTAATTGTTAGAAATTTACCAGGGCATATTGGCCCAGGAGATATTGTAGGTGCTTTTACCAATGAAATTGGTATGGATGGAAAGCAAATTGGTAAAATAGATTTTAATTCTGGAGCTGCTATTGTTGAAGTTGAAGATAGTGTAGCTCATAAAGCAGCTAAGATTATGGATAATAACCAGATAGCTGGAATTAGGGTACAAGTAGAGGTTGATGATGGATATAAAGAGAAATTAAAGGAAATTAAAAATTATACTGATAATTATAGGCATTTAGTTCAGTTAGAACGGGAAGAAGAAATGAGACGCCATGAGATAGAAATTAAAGAATTAAGTGCTAAGCAAAGAGAGAAAAAAGGGCGTGCTATTTTATATTTATCAGGTCGTGATGAAGGTCAAGGTTTTGGTGGTAGAGAATTAATTAAGTTTATTAGACAAAAAAAGGGAGAAAAGTTACCTGATACTGAAATTAGTGTTGGGGATTTAGTAATGTTAAGTAAAAATCGCCCTTTAGCTGATAATAATCCCACAGGTACTGTAGTAGAAAAGACTAATTATTCTCTAACAGTTGTTTTTGATAGTAATCCTGCTGGTTTTTTGTATGATAAAGGGTTAAGATTAGATTTATATGTTAATGATATTACTTTTCAGCGTATGTTAGATGCTTTAGGTAATTTGGAATCTGCAACGGGTAGATTAAAGGTGCTTAGAGATAAATTATTAGGCTTAGCTGATGTAGAGTTTAATCAATTACCTAAGATTGACTATTACAATAAAGATTTAAATGATTCTCAGCGTCAAGCTGTACGTTCTGCTTTAGCTGCTAAAGATTTCTTTTTGGTGCATGGTCCTCCGGGGACAGGAAAAACAATGACTTCTATTGAAATTTTACAACAAGAAGCAGGAGAAAAAAATATTTTAGCTACAGCTGATTCTAATACAGCAGTTGATAATCTTGTAGAAAGATTAGTTGCTAGAGGAGTTAAGGTATTACGGGTAGGACATCCCGCTCGAGTTAATTCATTAGTAAGAGAATATACGCTAGATCATATTATACAAGAGCATCCTAAATACAAAGAAGCAAGTCAACTAAGAGATAAAGCTTATAAACTTAGCAAGCAACAAGATGATAATCCTCAGTGTATATTTCCTAGTGGAGAAAATAGAAGAGGATTTAGTAATCAACAAATTAGGGATCTAGGTAGTAAAAATATTAATGGACGCCCGCGAGGATTAAGTCCTAAAAAGATAAAGGGAATGGCTAAGTGGTTAGAATTACAGGATGAAATTAATCAATTATTTAGTCAAATTGAAAGATTGGAAGATGAAGCAGTTACTGAGTTAATAGAAGAAGCTGAAGTTGTTTGTACCACTAACTCTACTGCAGGTTCTGAAGTTTTAGCAGAGCAAAATTTTGATTTGTTATTAATTGATGAGGCAACTCAATCTACTGAGCCAGCTGCTTTAATACCTGTAGTTAAGAGTAATAAGGTGATTTTGGTAGGAGATCATAAACAACTGCCGCCAACTATTTTAAATGAAGAGGCAGCTAGGAAGGGATTATCTAAATCACTATTTGAACGTTTATTAGAAGTTCATGGTGCAAAAATTAAAGAGATATTAAATGTACAGTATAGAATGAATCAAGCCATAATGAATTTTTCTAGTTCACAATTTTATGATCAGCAGTTGGTAGCAGCTAAAAAGGTTAAGGAATGGAATATAACTGATTTAAATATTCAACTCCCTAAAGGGAATTCACCTGCTGAAAAAGTCTTAAAAATAAAAGATGCAGTTGTCTTTTTAGATACATCTGGGATGAGTGCACCTGAGTACACTAAAGGAGATTCAACTTCACTTCAAAACAGAATAGAGGCTGAGTTAGTTTCTGAAATTATTAATCAAACTGTAAATACAAAGATTGATCTATCAGAGGTAGCAGTAATTACTCCTTATAAAGACCAGGTTGATTTAATTAAACAATTAATTAAGTTAGAAGAAGTTGAAGTAAATACTGTAGATGGTTTTCAAGGTAGAGAAAAGGAATTGGTGATTCTTTCTTTAGTTAGAAGTAATCAACAAGATAATATTGGTTTTCTAAGAGATATTAGAAGGCTTAATGTTTCTTTGACTAGGGCCAAGAAAAAATTAATTATTCTTGGTGATTCTTCTACAATAACTAGTCATGAGACTTATCAATCATTAGTAGAATATATAGAGAAGAACGGTTACCTGTATTCTCTATAA
- a CDS encoding type II toxin-antitoxin system PemK/MazF family toxin, which yields MGVKRGDVYYADLNPVVGSEQGGIRPVLVIQNDIGNKYSPTVIIAAITSKIEKAKLPTHVEIDGSKCDLKCDSVVLLEQIRTIDKRRLKRRVTRLNSEMVARVDEALQISLGLIEL from the coding sequence ATGGGGGTTAAACGAGGAGACGTTTATTATGCAGACTTGAACCCAGTTGTGGGTTCAGAACAGGGTGGTATTAGACCTGTATTAGTTATTCAAAATGATATCGGCAATAAATATAGTCCTACAGTAATTATAGCGGCTATTACTTCAAAAATAGAAAAGGCTAAATTGCCGACTCATGTAGAGATTGATGGTAGCAAATGTGATTTAAAGTGTGATTCAGTCGTTCTACTAGAACAAATTAGAACTATTGATAAAAGAAGGTTAAAAAGAAGGGTAACTCGGTTAAATAGTGAAATGGTTGCTAGGGTAGATGAAGCCTTGCAGATAAGTTTAGGATTGATAGAGCTTTAG
- a CDS encoding M20 metallopeptidase family protein encodes MKKIIKFIESLKGELVSTRRKLHKYPELGFEEVRTSQQVVNFLTELGLEVEQKEETGVVGLLDCGQGPTVALRADMDALPISEQTEVSYKSSHQGVMHACGHDGHMAILLETAKVLVEFRDQLSGKVKFIFQPAEEGPGGALPLIEAGVLESVDNIFGLHINNQLTTGVIGVQPKAASAAADELDLIIKGDSGHASTPHQGVDAIVIASQVITALQNIISRQVNPHQAAVINIGTIKGGYRRNVIADKVKLTGTVRTTEPNLREFMPERIEQIVEGITINQGASYELDYNFGYPVLINSSSLVDELSTVIESIPYVEELRYLSQSSLGAEDFAYYLEQVPGVFFRLGAAKPSEDYYSAHHPKFNFDEEALKIGVALFVYLVFYKLS; translated from the coding sequence ATGAAAAAGATTATCAAGTTTATAGAAAGTCTAAAAGGTGAATTAGTATCTACTCGGAGAAAATTACATAAATATCCAGAATTAGGATTTGAAGAAGTAAGGACTTCCCAACAAGTAGTCAACTTTTTGACTGAGTTAGGTTTAGAAGTAGAGCAAAAAGAAGAAACTGGAGTTGTAGGTTTATTGGATTGTGGCCAGGGGCCAACAGTAGCTTTACGCGCTGATATGGATGCTCTACCAATTTCTGAGCAAACTGAAGTTAGTTATAAGTCTTCTCATCAAGGAGTAATGCATGCTTGTGGACATGATGGACATATGGCTATTTTACTAGAGACAGCTAAAGTGTTAGTTGAATTTCGAGACCAATTATCAGGAAAGGTCAAATTTATTTTTCAACCAGCAGAAGAAGGACCGGGTGGGGCTCTTCCTTTAATTGAAGCTGGAGTTTTAGAGTCTGTAGATAATATTTTTGGCTTACATATTAATAATCAATTAACTACGGGGGTAATTGGGGTTCAGCCTAAAGCAGCATCAGCTGCAGCAGATGAACTTGATTTAATAATAAAAGGAGATAGTGGGCACGCATCAACTCCTCATCAGGGGGTGGATGCTATAGTTATTGCTAGTCAAGTAATAACTGCCCTTCAAAATATTATTAGTCGTCAAGTTAATCCTCATCAAGCAGCAGTAATTAATATAGGGACTATTAAAGGTGGCTATAGAAGAAATGTTATAGCTGATAAGGTAAAGTTAACCGGAACAGTAAGAACCACAGAGCCTAACTTAAGAGAGTTTATGCCCGAACGGATAGAACAAATAGTTGAGGGGATTACAATTAATCAAGGAGCTAGTTATGAATTAGATTATAATTTTGGCTATCCTGTTTTAATTAATTCTAGCTCTTTAGTAGATGAGTTATCGACAGTTATTGAATCTATACCTTATGTAGAAGAATTAAGATATTTATCACAGTCTTCACTAGGAGCAGAAGATTTTGCTTATTATTTAGAACAGGTTCCAGGTGTTTTCTTTAGATTAGGGGCAGCTAAACCAAGTGAAGATTATTATTCAGCCCACCATCCTAAATTTAATTTTGATGAAGAGGCACTTAAGATAGGAGTGGCTCTTTTTGTATATCTAGTATTTTATAAACTTTCTTAA
- a CDS encoding DUF4292 domain-containing protein, translated as MKKYILCSLIIMILVLGNSAYANDISAQSLLQDIIKQMDQVKDFKGTIVTKVTSADKVYNFKTKVMKSRTRLMTQHIKGSKFSASAGRLLNTIPLLYLPPDYSTIMTTLPIEGQLDYQNPLQNLDKLYKIKLLGEAIYQNREVYILQLENLFSTQRIYIDKERSLITKIKVFNSSNIKVADISYTDFELFASQVWLPTKIKVDTLFNNSRLEIEYQDWKVNLGLTSFDFAKGFQSDYKDKINKLQNKLEKWPQNEELYWKISQIYQENDKLNQAITNLRNAILINNRIKYREELVRLLLLQGKYKEALGEVRVALQLDYNNPKLYYLLGKTQLQLGRVEQARYSLEKAVNYAPENITYLEKLFWVYYNLASKSDKYMLEQAEDTIQKLISLDKDNENYRIYLGDVYFKEGEVVKTAQAYNKAISLAPKDTWGYIKLAEFYKKTGKYSKAEELYRYIIYLDNSLRNRKRLANLYFKFNKYKLALKQYQIINERTADNFDIKLKLIECYLGAGANMKARLLIQQVLKEHSQGKIYLQLAQLAERYSLETAVDIYYQALQSNKKLTSQQQAKIYRALNRILYNQEKKWELKLLKDYLHLKSQGRIYQLLGKYQLKDGDLGQAINSFKLAIEYNNSAANYYKLAVSYLLAGKFDLVEDVSKKLINLEAANKVDKLLSVKNRLIKLREEFQSSYLPGRINYIEGNRLREDGKLNQALINYQAAISENYDYQIPRFYVAVIQALQGNWLEYKLAKSSLGASKLKLLQDLIMVLRSANIIS; from the coding sequence TTGAAAAAATATATACTCTGTTCGTTAATTATTATGATATTAGTCTTAGGTAATTCAGCTTATGCTAATGATATATCAGCTCAAAGTTTATTACAGGATATTATAAAGCAAATGGATCAAGTTAAAGACTTTAAGGGTACAATTGTAACTAAAGTTACATCAGCTGATAAAGTGTATAATTTTAAAACTAAAGTTATGAAGTCAAGAACTAGATTAATGACTCAACATATAAAAGGATCTAAGTTTAGTGCTTCAGCGGGGAGATTATTAAATACAATTCCTTTATTATATTTACCACCTGATTATAGTACTATTATGACTACTTTACCTATCGAGGGTCAATTAGATTACCAAAATCCACTACAGAATTTAGATAAATTATATAAGATTAAGCTATTAGGCGAGGCAATCTATCAAAATCGTGAAGTATATATTCTACAACTAGAGAATTTATTTTCTACTCAGCGAATTTATATTGATAAAGAACGTAGCTTAATTACTAAAATTAAAGTATTTAATAGTAGTAATATTAAAGTAGCAGATATAAGTTATACTGATTTTGAACTTTTTGCATCGCAAGTATGGTTACCAACTAAAATTAAAGTAGATACTTTATTTAATAACAGTAGATTAGAGATTGAATATCAGGATTGGAAGGTTAATTTAGGATTAACAAGTTTTGATTTTGCAAAAGGATTTCAAAGTGATTATAAAGATAAAATTAACAAATTACAGAATAAGTTAGAAAAGTGGCCTCAAAATGAGGAGTTGTACTGGAAGATTAGTCAGATTTACCAAGAAAATGATAAACTCAATCAAGCAATTACTAATTTGCGCAATGCCATATTGATTAATAATCGGATTAAATATCGTGAAGAGTTAGTTAGGTTATTATTACTTCAAGGTAAATATAAAGAAGCTTTAGGTGAAGTTAGAGTAGCCTTACAGTTAGATTATAATAATCCAAAGCTTTATTATTTATTAGGAAAGACTCAATTACAACTAGGAAGGGTTGAGCAAGCTAGATATTCTTTAGAAAAGGCAGTTAATTATGCTCCTGAAAATATTACTTATTTAGAAAAATTATTTTGGGTATACTATAATTTAGCTTCAAAGTCTGATAAGTATATGTTAGAGCAAGCAGAAGATACTATTCAAAAGTTAATTAGTTTAGATAAAGATAATGAGAATTATAGAATTTATTTAGGAGATGTTTATTTTAAAGAAGGAGAAGTAGTTAAAACAGCTCAAGCATATAATAAAGCAATTTCTTTAGCTCCTAAAGATACTTGGGGATATATTAAGTTAGCTGAGTTTTATAAAAAGACGGGAAAATATAGTAAAGCTGAAGAATTATACAGATATATTATCTATTTAGATAATTCATTAAGAAATAGAAAACGTCTAGCTAACTTATATTTTAAATTTAATAAATATAAATTAGCACTAAAACAATATCAAATAATTAATGAAAGAACAGCAGATAATTTTGATATTAAACTTAAATTAATTGAATGTTATTTAGGAGCTGGAGCTAATATGAAGGCTCGCTTATTAATTCAACAGGTATTAAAAGAACATTCTCAAGGAAAAATATATTTACAGTTGGCCCAACTAGCAGAAAGGTATAGTTTAGAGACTGCTGTTGATATTTATTATCAAGCACTACAAAGTAATAAAAAATTAACTTCTCAACAACAAGCCAAGATTTATCGAGCTTTAAATCGGATTCTTTATAATCAAGAAAAAAAGTGGGAGTTAAAATTACTTAAAGATTATTTACACCTTAAATCCCAAGGACGTATTTATCAACTTTTGGGAAAGTACCAATTAAAAGATGGTGACTTAGGTCAAGCTATTAATAGTTTTAAATTGGCTATAGAATATAATAATAGTGCTGCTAATTATTATAAATTAGCAGTGAGTTATTTATTAGCTGGTAAATTTGATTTAGTAGAGGATGTAAGTAAAAAATTAATTAATCTAGAAGCAGCTAATAAAGTGGATAAGCTATTATCTGTAAAAAATAGATTAATTAAGTTAAGAGAAGAGTTTCAAAGTAGTTATTTACCAGGGAGAATTAATTATATTGAAGGGAATAGACTGCGAGAAGATGGTAAGCTAAATCAAGCTTTAATTAATTATCAGGCAGCTATTTCTGAAAATTACGATTATCAAATACCTAGATTTTATGTAGCAGTTATTCAAGCTTTACAAGGTAATTGGTTAGAGTATAAACTAGCTAAAAGCAGTTTAGGGGCTAGTAAGTTAAAGTTACTACAAGATTTAATTATGGTGTTAAGATCAGCTAATATTATCAGTTAA
- the tsaE gene encoding tRNA (adenosine(37)-N6)-threonylcarbamoyltransferase complex ATPase subunit type 1 TsaE, with translation MLKVKTDNPEETFKLGKKIGNKLNPGDIVCLQGSLGAGKTSLAKGICAGLGVKDKITSPTYTIVNEYQGRMKVNHMDLYRIKAEEELYDLGFEEYIYGSGVTIIEWPDKAGSLIPDNYLDINLHGEGNYREIRLIPQANKFIELVSELEDNVSIRN, from the coding sequence ATGTTAAAAGTAAAGACTGATAATCCAGAAGAGACTTTTAAACTTGGTAAGAAAATAGGGAATAAACTTAACCCCGGAGATATTGTTTGTTTACAAGGTAGTTTAGGGGCTGGCAAAACTAGTTTAGCTAAAGGGATTTGTGCTGGATTAGGAGTTAAGGACAAAATTACAAGTCCTACTTATACTATTGTAAATGAATATCAAGGAAGAATGAAAGTTAATCATATGGATTTATATCGAATCAAAGCAGAAGAAGAATTATATGATTTAGGATTTGAAGAATATATATATGGAAGTGGAGTAACCATTATTGAATGGCCTGATAAAGCTGGTTCATTAATTCCAGATAATTATTTAGATATTAACTTGCATGGAGAAGGTAATTATAGGGAGATTAGATTGATTCCTCAAGCTAATAAATTTATTGAATTGGTATCGGAGTTGGAAGACAATGTTAGTATTAGGAATTGA
- the tsaB gene encoding tRNA (adenosine(37)-N6)-threonylcarbamoyltransferase complex dimerization subunit type 1 TsaB: MLVLGIDSSTNVGSVSLIAEDRLIGEHLLNLEETHSQRLMPQIINLIESCNYQVQDLDGIGVALGPGSFTGTRIGVATAKSLAQSLEVSIVGVSTLEAIAFSLRYISGYICPMIDARGGRIFTSLYQSDKQLKMVRKETILQIDDLITELTEVKGPIYFVGQVAKQYQEKINDQIEQAEFVRTIFNLPRAGAISEIAFNRLQQGAEDELFALTPNYLKRSQAEIQWDKKHG, encoded by the coding sequence ATGTTAGTATTAGGAATTGATAGTTCAACTAATGTAGGTAGTGTTAGTTTAATTGCTGAAGATAGATTAATTGGAGAGCATTTATTAAATTTAGAAGAGACTCATTCCCAAAGATTAATGCCTCAAATAATAAATCTAATTGAAAGTTGTAACTATCAGGTACAGGATTTAGATGGAATAGGTGTTGCTTTAGGACCTGGTTCGTTTACTGGAACAAGAATTGGAGTAGCTACTGCTAAGAGCTTGGCCCAATCTCTAGAAGTTTCAATTGTAGGTGTTTCTACTTTAGAAGCTATAGCTTTTAGTTTAAGGTATATATCTGGTTATATCTGTCCTATGATTGATGCTCGGGGAGGAAGAATTTTTACTTCTCTTTATCAAAGCGATAAGCAATTAAAAATGGTGAGAAAAGAGACTATATTACAAATTGATGATTTGATAACTGAATTAACTGAAGTAAAAGGGCCAATCTATTTTGTAGGTCAAGTAGCTAAGCAATACCAGGAAAAGATTAATGACCAAATTGAGCAAGCTGAATTTGTAAGAACAATTTTTAATCTTCCCCGGGCTGGGGCTATTAGTGAGATAGCATTTAATCGTTTACAACAAGGAGCTGAAGACGAATTATTTGCTTTGACTCCTAATTATCTTAAACGATCTCAAGCTGAGATCCAATGGGATAAGAAGCATGGATAG